One part of the Sarcophilus harrisii chromosome 5, mSarHar1.11, whole genome shotgun sequence genome encodes these proteins:
- the LOC100932290 gene encoding keratin, type II cuticular Hb5 produces the protein MSCRSYRISSGCGITRNFSSCSAVAPKTGNRCCISAAPYRGVSCYRGITGFGSRSLCNVGSCGPRISMGGYRSIGCGRSFGYRSGGVCGPSPPCITTVSVNESLLTPLNLEIDPNAQCVKHEEKEQIKCLNSKFAAFIDKVRFLEQQNKLLETKWNFYQNQRCCQSNMEPLFNGYIETLKRELECVEADSGRLSSELNHMQEVLEGYKKKYEEEVALRATAENEFVVLKKDVDCAYLRKSDLEANAEALTEEINFLKALYEEEIRVLQSQISDTSVIVKMDNSRDLNMDCIVAEIKAQYDDIASRSRAEAESWYRTKCEEMKATVIRHGESLRRTKEEMNELNRIIQRLTAEIENAKCQRCKLEAAVAEAEQQGEAAINDAKCKLAELEGALQKAKQDMACLLKEYQEVMNSKLGLDIEIATYKRLLEGEEHRLCEGVGSVNVCVSSSRGGVTCGGLTCSTTSGLQISSGPSASGGSYTVMAPDSCAPCQPRSLGFSCGSSRSVRFA, from the exons ATGTCTTGCCGTTCATATCGTATCAGCTCAGGATGTGGTATCACAAGAAATTTCAGCTCCTGCTCAGCTGTGGCCCCCAAGACGGGTAACCGCTGTTGTATCAGTGCAGCTCCATACCGTGGAGTGTCCTGCTACAGGGGTATTACTGGCTTTGGCAGTCGCAGCCTATGTAATGTGGGGTCCTGTGGCCCCCGGATCTCCATGGGAGGATATCGTTCCATTGGTTGTGGACGGAGTTTTGGCTACCGCTCTGGAGGAGTGTGTGGACCCAGCCCTCCCTGCATCACCACTGTGTCTGTCAACGAGAGCCTCCTGACCCCCCTTAACCTGGAGATCGACCCGAATGCCCAGTGTGTGAAGCATGAGGAGAAGGAGCAGATAAAGTGCCTGAACAGCAAGTTTGCTGCCTTCATTGACAAG GTCCGATTCCTAGAGCAGCAGAACAAGCTTCTAGAAACCAAATGGAACTTCTACCAGAATCAGAGATGCTGCCAAAGCAACATGGAACCTCTGTTCAATGGCTACATTGAGACCCTGAAGCGGGAGCTGGAGTGTGTGGAGGCTGACAGTGGACGTCTGTCCTCTGAGCTCAATCACATGCAGGAGGTGTTGGAGGGCTACAAGAAGAA GTATGAAGAAGAGGTGGCCCTTAGGGCCACAGCTGAGAATGAATTTGTGGTGCTAAAGAAG GATGTAGATTGTGCCTACCTGAGGAAATCTGACCTAGAGGCCAATGCTGAGGCTCTGACAGAGGAGATCAACTTCTTGAAAGCCCTGTATGAGGAG GAGATCCGTGTCCTCCAATCACAAATCTCAGACACTTCAGTCATTGTCAAGATGGATAATAGCCGTGATCTGAACATGGACTGCATCGTGGCTGAGATCAAGGCTCAATATGATGACATTGCTAGCCGCAGCCGGGCTGAGGCTGAATCCTGGTACCGTACCAAG TGTGAGGAGATGAAGGCCACAGTGATCCGCCATGGTGAGAGCCTTCGAAGGACTAAGGAGGAGATGAATGAGTTGAACCGCATTATTCAGAGACTGACAGCTGAGATCGAGAATGCCAAGTGTCAG CGCTGTAAACTGGAGGCTGCAGTGGCAGAGGCTGAACAGCAAGGTGAGGCTGCCATCAATGACGCCAAGTGCAAGTTGGCTGAGCTGGAGGGTGCCCTGCAGAAGGCCAAACAGGACATGGCGTGTCTGCTGAAGGAATACCAGGAAGTCATGAATTCCAAATTGGGTCTGGACATTGAGATTGCCACCTACAAACGACTGTTGGAAGGCGAGGAGCACAG GTTGTGTGAAGGTGTAGGCTCTGTGAATGTCT GTGTCAGCAGTTCCAGGGGTGGAGTGACCTGTGGAGGTCTCACCTGCAGCACCACCTCAGGACTCCAGATTTCCTCAGGTCCTTCTGCCTCTGGGGGCAGCTACACAGTGATGGCACCTGATTCCTGTGCCCCCTGCCAGCCCCGATCCTTGGGCTTTAGCTGTGGGAGCAGCCGGTCTGTCCGCTTTGCATAG
- the LOC100915530 gene encoding keratin, type II cuticular Hb5-like: MACRSSHISWKNGTKNFSSCSAVVPRLGARASGNTLSYRGGSPGGLGSRKLGGFSSWSLGVVGPPQISVGCGRPLRSGGSFGYRVGGLCGPSPPCITTVTINESLLTPLNLDIDPNAQCVKHEEKEQIKCLNNKFAAFIDKVRFLEQQNKLLETKWNFYQNQRCCQSNMEPLFNGYIETLKRELEIVETDSGRLSSELNHMQEVLEGYRKKYEEEVALRATAENEFVVLKKDVDGAYLRRADLEANTEALMEEINFLQALYEEEIRILQSQISDTSVVVKMDNSRELNMDSVVAEIKAQYDDIASRSRAEAESWYRSKCEEMKATVSRQGENLRRTKEEINELNRMIQRLTAELQNAKQQRCKLEAAVSESEQQGEAALNDAKCKLTELEEALQKAKQDMACQLREYQELMNVKLGLDVEIATYRKLLEGEENRLCEGVGSVNICVSRSQGGVVCGDLCPTVSRGTGSVGVSTSAAGICSPSGGVACSSARSVRFA; encoded by the exons ATGGCCTGTCGGTCCTCCCACATCAGCTGGAAGAATGGAACCAAGAATTTCAGTTCTTGCTCAGCTGTGGTTCCTAGACTTGGAGCTCGAGCAAGTGGCAATACCCTCTCCTACCGAGGGGGAAGCCCTGGAGGTCTGGGATCCAGGAAACTTGGGGGCTTTAGCAGCTGGAGTCTTGGTGTTGTTGGGCCCCCTCAAATTTCTGTAGGCTGTGGACGCCCTCTGCGTAGTGGGGGCAGTTTTGGCTACCGAGTTGGGGGCCTGTGTGGGCCCAGCCCCCCCTGTATTACAACTGTTACCATCAATGAAAGCCTTCTGACCCCACTCAACTTGGACATCGACCCCAATGCTCAATGTGTGAAgcatgaggagaaagagcagatcaagtGCCTTAACAACAAATTTGCTGCCTTCATTGATAAG GTCCGTTTCTTGGAGCAGCAGAACAAGCTGCTGGAGACCAAATGGAACTTCTACCAGAACCAGAGATGCTGCCAAAGCAACATGGAGCCCCTGTTCAATGGCTACATAGAGACCCTGAAGCGGGAGCTGGAAATCGTTGAGACTGATAGTGGACGTCTGTCCTCTGAGCTCAACCACATGCAAGAGGTGTTGGAGGGCTACAGGAAGAA GTATGAAGAGGAGGTAGCCCTCAGAGCTACAGCTGAAAATGAGTTTGTGGTCCTGAAGAAG GATGTAGATGGCGCTTACCTTCGGAGGGCAGACCTGGAAGCAAATACTGAGGCCCTGATGGAGGAGATTAACTTCCTTCAAGCTCTGTATGAGGAG GAGATTCGGATACTCCAGTCACAGATCTCAGACACTTCTGTGGTGGTGAAGATGGACAATAGCCGGGAGCTCAACATGGACTCTGTTGTTGCTGAGATTAAGGCTCAGTATGACGACATTGCCAGCCGCAGCAGAGCTGAGGCTGAATCTTGGTACCGAAGCAAG TGTGAGGAGATGAAGGCCACTGTGAGTCGGCAGGGAGAGAATCTCCGGAGAACCAAGGAGGAGATCAACGAGCTGAACCGCATGATCCAGAGGCTGACGGCAGAGCTGCAGAATGCCAAACAGCAG CGCTGCAAGCTGGAGGCTGCGGTGTCAGAATCGGAACAGCAGGGTGAGGCAGCTCTGAATGATGCTAAATGCAAGCTGACAGAGCTGGAGGAAGCTCTGCAGAAAGCCAAACAGGACATGGCCTGCCAGCTGCGGGAGTACCAGGAGCTGATGAATGTCAAACTGGGACTGGATGTGGAAATTGCCACCTACAGGAAGCTGCTGGAAGGAGAAGAGAACAG GTTGTGCGAGGGTGTTGGCTCAGTCAACATAT GTGTGAGCCGTTCCCAGGGTGGTGTGGTCTGTGGAGATCTCTGCCCCACTGTCTCTCGAGGGACAGGGTCTGTGGGTGTCAGCACCAGTGCTGCTGGGATCTGCTCCCCATCAGGGGGAGTTGCCTGTTCCAGTGCAAGGTCTGTCAGGTTTGCATAG